DNA from Nitriliruptor alkaliphilus DSM 45188:
GAGGTGGCGGGCGGGGTCGGGGCGGCGCGGAACCGCGGGGCGGCGGCCGCACGGGCACCCTGGGTGTCGTTCTGCGACGACGACGATCTGTGGGTGCCCACCAAGCTCGCGCGCCAGTTGGATGCCGCCAGCTCGACGGAGCGGTGCTGGGCCTACACGGGGGCGGTGAAGTTCGAGGCGGGGCCCGTCGTCTGGCAGGTCATGGAGCCACCCACCCCTGCGGAGGTCCACGCCCGGCTCCCGAGCAAGAACGTCATCCCCGCCGGCGCATCCAACGTGCTCGTGGACCGGGAGGTCTTCCTCACCGTCGGCGGTTTCGACCCCGCGCTCGCGCACCTCGCCGACTGGGACCTGTGGTTGAAGCTGCGTGAGACGGGGCTCCCCGCCGCCGCCGCGGGCATCGGGGTCTGCTACCGCATGCACACCGGTGCGATGTCGCTGAACCCGAACGGCATCCTCGAGGATCTGGCGACCATCGACGTCCGGTGGCGTCACGCGCGCGGAGGTGAGGCGTTGGATCCCGGGCCCACGCACCTGTGGATCGCCATGAGCTGGCTGCGTGCCGGCCGCCGCCTCCCGGCCGCCCTCTCGTACCTGCGCGCGGCACGTTCGCGACCTCGGCGTGGCCTACGTGGGCTGCTCCGCACGGCCTACCCCCGGCCGCCGATGCCGCCGCGGGCCCAGCGCTCGAGCCGTGCCGGTGACGGGCGTCAGCGAGGCGGGCCAGCCGACCTGCCCGACGAGGTGCGCCATCTGCTGGCCGAGCTGGCAGCTGCGGGCGCCTCACCACCGGCGGCGCGTCCGTGACGGCGCCGCCGACCGTGTCCGTGGTGCTCATCTTCCACGACGACGAACACTTCCTGCCCGAGGCGATCGAGAGCGTGTTCGCCCAGACGTACACGGACTGGGAGCTGATCCTGGCAGACGACGGTTCGCGCGATGGCAGCACGGCCATCGCTCGACGGTGGGCCGAGCAGGAACCGACCCGGATCACGTACGTCGAGCACGCCAGCCACGCCAACCGGGGGCCTCCGGCAACACGGAACCTCGGGTTCCGATCCGCACGAGGGCGGTACATCGCGGTCCTGGACTCCGATGACGTCTGGGAACCGGACAAGCTCGAAGAGCAGGTCGCCATCCTGGAGACTCACCCCGATGTCGGGATGCTCTTCGGGACGTCGCTGTACTGGTGGAGCTGGCCGGGCGAGGCGTCGCCGGTGGCGGACCGGTTCATGCCGATCGGGGCGCCGAAGGACCGCGTCCATCAGCCGCCGGATCTCGCCTGGTTGCTGTACCCGCTCGGCAAGGGGGTGGCCCCGTGCCCCTCATCGTGGCTGATCCGGCGTGAGCTAATCGAGCGGATCGGTGGCTGGGAGGAACACATCCGCCCGGTCTTCGAGGACCAGGGGTTCCTCGCGAAGGCCTACCTCGAGACCCCGATCTGGGTGTCGAGCAAGTGCTGGGACCGCTACCGGCGGCACGCCGGCCAGATCGTGACGACGACGAGCACGCAGGGTCTCGACGACGCACGCCGCGAGTTCCTGAGCTGGTACGAGGGGTACCTGCGCGCTCGCGACGTTCGAGATCGACGGATCTGGGCCGCCGTGCAGCGTGCGTGGTGGCCGTTGCACCATCCACGGCTCGCCGCGGCCCGCCGCGGCGCAGGTCGGGTCCGCGCCCGGGTGCGTCGACGGCTGACCTCGAGAGGGAGCGGATGAGCTCTCAC
Protein-coding regions in this window:
- a CDS encoding glycosyltransferase family 2 protein → MTGPAVAVVVPTHDRAALLVPALQSILDQRDVALEVIVVDDGSGPRDAAAVRSLAGGSVRVLRNEVAGGVGAARNRGAAAARAPWVSFCDDDDLWVPTKLARQLDAASSTERCWAYTGAVKFEAGPVVWQVMEPPTPAEVHARLPSKNVIPAGASNVLVDREVFLTVGGFDPALAHLADWDLWLKLRETGLPAAAAGIGVCYRMHTGAMSLNPNGILEDLATIDVRWRHARGGEALDPGPTHLWIAMSWLRAGRRLPAALSYLRAARSRPRRGLRGLLRTAYPRPPMPPRAQRSSRAGDGRQRGGPADLPDEVRHLLAELAAAGASPPAARP
- a CDS encoding glycosyltransferase family A protein — protein: MLIFHDDEHFLPEAIESVFAQTYTDWELILADDGSRDGSTAIARRWAEQEPTRITYVEHASHANRGPPATRNLGFRSARGRYIAVLDSDDVWEPDKLEEQVAILETHPDVGMLFGTSLYWWSWPGEASPVADRFMPIGAPKDRVHQPPDLAWLLYPLGKGVAPCPSSWLIRRELIERIGGWEEHIRPVFEDQGFLAKAYLETPIWVSSKCWDRYRRHAGQIVTTTSTQGLDDARREFLSWYEGYLRARDVRDRRIWAAVQRAWWPLHHPRLAAARRGAGRVRARVRRRLTSRGSG